In one window of Arachis ipaensis cultivar K30076 chromosome B06, Araip1.1, whole genome shotgun sequence DNA:
- the LOC110263971 gene encoding uncharacterized protein LOC110263971 has translation MQEQIEVLMTQNEKDESGPSTNDAIGKVFGEEHSGRVRCMGMGATPTNTFRNGNHPSQLANSSTSMSSTTNYSQADFKRLESKFDGTLAAFKAYFVAKEGRIPVELTSIFNHRTQANDVENEPITPTTGRTSSGGSNENREDIV, from the exons ATGCAGGAACAAATTGAAGTACTTATGACTCAAAATGAGAAAGATGAATCTGGACCATCTACAAATGATGCTATTGGCAAAGTGTTTGGGGAGGAGCATTCTGGTAGGGTGCGATGCATGGGAATGGGAGCAACACCTACTAATACTTTCAGAAATGGCAATCATCCTAGCCAGTTAGCTAATTCTTCAACTTCAATGTCATCTACTACCAATTACTCCCAAGCTGATTTTAAGCGTTTGGAGTCTAAATTTGATGGGACATTAGCTGCATTCAAGGCTTATTTTGTTGCTAAAGAAGGAAGAATTCCTGTTGAACTTACTAGTATATTTAACCATAGAACTCAG gctAATGATGTTGAGAACGAACCTATTACACCGACAACAGGAAGAACATCATCAGGAGGAAGCAATGAAAATCGTGAAGACATTGTTTAG